GGAGGGAGtgtaaaaaaaatttcttttttgctaGGTTTTATACATGAGACAACTTATAGACTTTGTACTCGAGGAAAACTAATAGATATCCTGGACCACATCAAAATAAATTTATACATTCAAAAATGTTTTTTGGCTAGATGTAAATATCCCTTGTATTGTTTCTTTACTGATCCATGATATTCAGGTAAGATCCACCATTACCAAGTGGATTCACCATTCTCATATCCAGTATAAAACTTACTATCTCTTAAAAGATTCACTGCGTACAAATCTATAGTTTAGATTAGAAATAACTAATAAGGCAAAGTTTGGGGAATAATAAATAGGTTTTATCCCATTATATTTAGATTTATATCATGTGTCAGACTCACTTATCACCTTGTGTCATTGTTATACCTAACTAAAGAACTTGGTGCTGACAAGTTTTGAACTCAGGTCACTGATATCATCACCAAATGGCATTACTATAATATTACAATGACGTCGgctgttataccatatttgactggattagaaaaataaaaaattataaccaTTAAATCCTTATATATCGACCGTTATCCGTCATTTTGTCATGTCCTAATGGGAGGTATCCATTGCGGTTAAGGGCAGCCAGGGTGCTGTTAGTAGTGGTAGTAGTGTATTTGTCCTAGCAATATATTGACTGGTTGTATGCCTTATGGCTTTATCGAATAATTAATGAAATTCTATGTTCTTCCCTAATTGATATGTTCCTCCTTTATCCATGTCTTCTTCTCCTAACCCTCTAATTTCACCTTCAATCATCTTCTAATCAGATATTCGGTTTGCTTATGAGCATcagttgtagtgtagatcactacaagtggtatcagagagGTCGATTCTGCGGCTGCTAGGTTACCATGAATGAATtatcagaaaatcaaacagaaattgaagaattaACTAGTATGGTCGATATCTTAGAACAAGATAAATATGAAGCCAGAAAAGCATTATACAGTGAAGTATTTGATTTGAGAATGAAGTATATACGTCTAATCTGGGATAGGAATTCACCAGATCATGATTTTAATCTTCTACAAATTGAAACTCTCATTTCCATCACCGAGAAGAAGTTGGAATCACTACAAGAGGTTGGGAATCTGGAACCTACGGAGATGGAGGATAAGATTGTCATAGAAGAAGTGATAATTGATTCAAGTTCAGCTCGTAATTTCACTCAACGatcttcaaatccaccagtatcAGATGAAGTTTTAGGTTCTTCTCCAACAATAGAATATTCTAACAGATTTGGTGAATCGGAGTCGAAGGTGCTCGAGGAAAAAATAGATGGTGATTTGAAATCAATTCCACTGGATTCTAGTTTAGTAGACGATTTCTTTCAAACTTCTTATACTCTTACAACAACAGATGAAGGTAATTTTCTATATACACCAATAATTGTTTTCTCTAGTGTTGATGGATCTAGTACTGTTAATGAATTTCATAAGTACAACGAGAGTTCATCGTTTCTAGCATATTAGGAAGGTAAACCATTCATTTCTGATAATAAAATCCTTGATGTTGCGGCGGAATTTCAAGTTAGTAAGGTTATAGTTAGTGaggtgaagaatttcaacccgttGAATCAGAATTATAATGCTGACCTTCAGCAGTTTGTAGATGGAAAGCTTAAGGTCCTAATCTGAATGCCTTCTTAACTAGTGACCTTAATTCATTTATTTCAACAAATTTCGTTACCAATTTTAATTCCTCAGTTAAATTCTTACCAGTCTTTTCTTATAATTCTGATGTTACCAAAGATTTACTGGTTCAGCTTACAACTCGAAGTACTTCTCTATATGATACATTAACTGGTTTCAATTTTATTCACATGCTGTTTGATCGAGGAAAACTGTTTGAGACCGTATTTTGGAATTCTTTGCCGAAAAGTTCAGATGTCGattgttcaattttttttcagAATCATACTTACACGGGGGTGATATATTTTTGGTTGGTTCGTATGTGTGCTAATAGAGGAAAATGCTCCTATTATGTCCTGATTTTTGCTGGAAGAGTAATTGATAGAGGAAAGTTGTTTGAGTTGTGTTGGGATTCTCCTTATTATGCAGATATTAAGTTTGGGAGTAGCTTGGAATTGTTGTCTTCTTATTTAAGTGTACTTGTACTTATTGAAATTGGTGACAATGAATATGGTTGGCAGCTGTTTCTGATTTTTTCGCAAGAGAATAGTATCACCAGTTACCGTGGGCACTTATTAGAATTTTTGTTCGTGAACTCATTGGAGACTTTAAGTGCTGAAGATGGTGGTAGTGGTGATGCTAGGAAGTTGTCTGGCAAAATGCAGCTCCAAATTGATGTTTTCTGGACCTTATTTGATGTTCTCCAAATAAGGGCTCGAACATTATTTGATCGAGGAAAGTGGTTTGAATTGATCAAGATGTATTCTCATTATAATAGCGGCAGTTTTCATTTCAGTTTTAGTGTACTTAAATTGGGTTTGCTTGTTCTGAATGGGTTCATTTTAAAGCATGGTTTCAGTGCAAATTTTATTTCTGGGATGAATTCTGAACTTGGGGATCATCTGGACTTGTTAATTGAGTATTCAAGTGTCTTTGAGTTGGTAAAAAGAGGATACCAGCGTTTTTTCAGCAAGCTCTTTGAGGAGAAGCCACAACAGCATAATGTTCTCTGCACCATGTCGAGATCTTATGTAACAATGAAATATGAATTTGGCAATGCAGGTGGACTAATTATTCAGATTCTTATCAACAGTAAATGGAGTTTCAGGGGAAATGTGTGCTTTCTAAAGTTACAGATGAGATATTGCTTAGGTATCCATGAATGGTGTTCGGGCTGGAGGAAATCCATTGTAGGAGTCGTGGGAATCATATAGATGCTTGTTGTATTCAAGATTGGTGAGAGCATATTACAGGAGTTATTGGAAGAAACAAGTAAGAGAGTTGTCGGGGTTTGTACTCAGCAAAAAGAGATAGTCCTGAAGTGTTATCTCATAATGATCCAATTGtgtattttcataaaatcgaATGGAGTGGGTCATGGTACTGTACTTAACAAGGACATATGCAACGAAGGGCTCAACAAGTGGCACATAGAAATTGTATGGCTCAACAAGTGGCACATAGAAATTGTATGTATGTATTCCTGGAAATCTGATAATAACGTTGAGGTGGATGGGCATTACCAAATGCTAGGAACTCAGTTAAAGGTAGTCTTGTCTGATTGTGGCCATTTGATAGTTCGACACGAAGGTTGGATTATGTCAGGTTGGGAAGTTGGTATAAGGAAGTTATATAACTCAATGTTTGTCGGCAGTATGGGATTCCGGCGCAATCAGACGTGGCAGGTGACATTCAAGTCTTTACAGAGATTCTCGAATCTCGATACACATTACACTCTCAACACCTGCTGCAACTAAATACTCTATCAACAAGAGTATTAATTGCAAGTTTGATCAAGAGCTCAACACTTTTCATCACTTTAGAGAGATCGGTCAAATGAAGGGAATGCGTATATCTTTATCACCCAAGAGTCTTACctcactgttgatggtggtttttagttcagggataaaattgtaaaaccctgcatctaATAGACCGACACTCTGTAAAGAGACAGAGCCGTGTAAAGGTGATAGGTGTTTAACCTCTTCAATGgtacatttattgagcaactaaatattctctcataaaatttacccagaatggtgcatgtagcaacaatcccaggtattctgtaaatttGGGCACgtacattcaattaatataagtttctttgaatgctttatgtgctatattccccggctgaacccttaattaatattgatatggcatgacaatttgtgttcactcacagcagagtagcacgaatttccaagtatcaaggataaggtctttgcataaggtattcaatcggaaagcatgttgctctctggcaatgaacttaaaagaactctatgtaaacacatagaattcaatcaattatcctgactaatttgcaaaagttaaggttttgctccttgcgcagtatatcagaccttgcttgtcgaaattaagcctaggaaaactaggtaattaatccgtcatggattagcagatgcaaaatcttgcccagaatcaaaaAACAAGGAGCCACAGGATAGGAGCTGCAACAAAGAGAGGCGTGACCATGCCTTAGGCTGACCGGCACCATTTTCCATTGGCctcgccccatcctaaaccggacctatttccctcgaccaatcaggtctccttaaactcgccacacacacataagttgtggatgggcccatatgccaaacggcatgccaaatatgccaaacgcgcatgccaggcgcacatgcaaaacggcatgccaaacgtgccacctactgcatactacatgccatatatgATAATTAggttttcgacatgccaaaccctaatttaggaaaaacTTTCGCGCCAACCGAgttcaacaatgttccacagagcaTGGGGATCAAcgtggccattaaaactgatgttgccacaccacgtttgagtctaacaccaacgtgccaaaatttaatggccacggctacgccaggcgctacttgcaccatcatgccgctgccatgcacaaactatgccagccattccaccgtgccactggcatgcacgaactatgccatccatgccgcaatgccactggcatgcacaaggTAGCTATAATCAACggttatccttcctcatgagatgcaatctcagccatctaagttttccaccaaactaacatacttgtggcaactttaggcgaccagccgcctaaatcctgTGGCCATGGCTACATCAGGCGCAacttacaccatcatgccgctggcatgcacaaactatgccagccattccaccatATCACTGGCATGCAAGAAcgatgccagccatgccgcaatgctactggaatgcactaaaggcgccactgtgccattatcaggtgccaacagaaggtatccataatcaacgaccatccttcttcatgagatgcgatctcagccatccaagttcgccaccgagctggcaggcttgtggcaagttttaggtgaccatccgcctaaatctagtggccatggttacgacaggcgccacttgcaccaccgtgccactggcatgcacgagccatgccaggaATGTCGCatcgccactggcgtacaccaaaacgccacagcgccattatcaggtgccaacacaaggtagccataatcaacgtctATCCTGACTCATGAGATGCGATCGCAGCCATTAAAGTTCGCCatcaaactgacagacttgtggaaagttctAGGAGACCATCCAAGaagagcctaatagcatcacatgctattttcctgcgtcaaGACTCTTGATTTTagctttccacacgtagcaaagttctACACGTTtttcatgaaaacactcgagacatcaaacatgtcacaaactgggggatactcatcagggtactggtctggcggtttacagcgtgcggcgtgcaatacgcccgttacaagaaagtgtcatgaagtggggcggttagtaatagcaagaagtaatggtgtaaacggatcctccattatggaagcataattcctgacgttacaTGTTATTCCACTCTTACACCacccaatcgtttccacttcatacgagaccatggtacgttttattacgacttgtataaat
This portion of the Papaver somniferum cultivar HN1 chromosome 11, ASM357369v1, whole genome shotgun sequence genome encodes:
- the LOC113320140 gene encoding uncharacterized protein LOC113320140, which gives rise to MNELSENQTEIEELTSMVDILEQDKYEARKALYSEVFDLRMKYIRLIWDRNSPDHDFNLLQIETLISITEKKLESLQEVGNLEPTEMEDKIVIEEVIIDSSSARNFTQRSSNPPVSDEVLGSSPTIEYSNRFGESESKVLEEKIDGDLKSIPLDSSLVDDFFQTSYTLTTTDEESYLHGGDIFLVGSYVC